DNA from Aggregatimonas sangjinii:
TGCCTCGGCGGTACCAATTGCAGGGTGGCATCACTCAATTTTTCAGAATAATGAGAATATCGATATAAAATATCGGCGTTTATAAAGAGACTGATATCAAAGAAGTGTTGACGAAAAAATGGTGTTATACAACCCGAATCTTTCCTCATATTTGTATTTAGCCTGTAGATATGAAAGATGGATTGTTCAGGTGCTCTACGAAAGCCAAAATTATATAGGCAAGAATTAAATTCTTTATAGTCTTCTATTTGATTCATTATAAAAATGTGCGTATAAAGATAATAAAATACAGTTTTAACGCTGTTTTCTAAATTGTGAGGGCGTCATTCCCATTTGCTTTTTGAAGAAATTTGCGAAATGGTTCGGGTAATTGTAGTAGAGGTCAAAGGCGATTTCTTTGATGCTTTTAGTTGTGTTGGTCAGTTTGGATTTTGATAGACTTAGGATATGGCCATAAATGATTTCGGAAGCCGAACTGTCCGTTATGCGTTTGACGACCGCATTGAAATGGTTAGGATGCATATTGAGTTTATCGGCATAAAACTGGACTTGATTTGGTAATGCGTCATTGTAAGTCTGTCCGGGATGAAAGGCAATATCGAGCATTGTTTTAAAACGACTGACCGTTGTCAGGTCCTGCGTGCGTTGTGTGGTAGTTATCGTTTTACTTTTAATAGAGTAGTCGTACAATCGTGATACTTTATGCAATAAGATATGTAGATAATGCCTGATGATATCTTCGGCCTTTGCACTATTTGTTCTATGCTCTTTAAAGATATCGGCAAATACTTTTGAGAAAAGTAAGGCCGTATCTGCATCCATATCCAAGGGGATAGTATTGTCTATGAGCAAAAAAGGAAAATCTTCGGTAATACGCTTTCGCGAAAGCGCACCTCTATAAAAATTCTCAGAAAATATGACATAGAAGCCTTCCCAGTCTGGTGCAATATCCCACTGGATAATTTGATATGGTGAATTGAAGAAAACGGTCGCTTTTTTATCTGCTGTACTGTAGTTGCCTGTTTTTGCGAAACCACCGCCATCTAGTTTAACAGCAATGGCATAGAACTCGTGCTTAAATGGTGGCATATTATGATGCACGGTTTTCATATTTTCCTCGAAACTTCGAATGTCAAATTCTGGCCAACGTGGTTTTGAAATGCCGATGCCCTTGCAATATGCTTCTAATGTGGAAAAATGGTTCAAATTATCATAAAGTGATTTTAACAAAAATACGGAAATACTACTTTTATTCTGTTCAGCCCATTCCCCTACATTTCGCGAAAAGCTACATTTCGGGAAAAGAGCTTCACTAAAATATCTTGGACACAATCCCCAATTTTAACTTTCCATTCCGTTAACCCTTCCCGCTGCTCTGGGAAGGAACACTACATTCCCGAGCCGAAATTGTGAATAGAGTTCGCTTTAAAAAGAGCCATTGGGAAATTAGTAAACCGCAGTTTGCGCTATTTCCTTGTTAGCTTCCAAATCATCTCGGACACTATCCAATTTCATTCCAATGGTCATTAGTGCCACTTTACCAAGAGGAAGACGAAGCGATGGCTTTTCGGAATTCACCAAATCAATAATTGCTTTGGCAGCTTTTTCTGGGTCACCCTCTTGTTTACCGTCTACGCCTTTGAGCTTGGCCCTAAAAGCACCGGCAGTTTCAGCGTAGTCATTGATTTCATTTTCAGCAAGGCCTAAACCGTCACCGGCAAATTTCGTACGGAACGGACCTGGTTCGATAATGGAAACTTTTATGCCCAAAGGTGCGACTTCTTGCGCCAAAGCTTCGCTGAAACCTTCCAAGGCAAACTTACTTGCGTTATAGATTCCGAATCCCGCAAAAGCTTTAATACCACCGTGAGATGATATTTGAACGATTTGTCCATTTTTCTCTTCTCGCATATACGGTAAAACGGTTTGGGTAAGTTTGAGCGTACCGAAAACATTCGCTTCAAAAACACGTCTTACTTCTTCCATCGAGGTTTCTTCTACCGCGCCTACAAAACCGATGCCTGCATTGTTGACCAATACATCGATACGACCGTATTGTGTGATGATATCTCTGACGGTAGTTTCTATATTTTCTTCATTCGTAATATCCAGTAGAACAGAATGTGCTGTTGTGGCAAATTTCTTATTGAATTCTTCAACCTGAGATTGCTTCCGGAATGTTCCTACAACGAAGTCGCCAGTAGCCATTACAGATTCAGCAAGTGCCTTACCCAATCCGCTTGATATTCCTGTGATAAACCATATTCT
Protein-coding regions in this window:
- a CDS encoding helix-turn-helix domain-containing protein; translation: MNHFSTLEAYCKGIGISKPRWPEFDIRSFEENMKTVHHNMPPFKHEFYAIAVKLDGGGFAKTGNYSTADKKATVFFNSPYQIIQWDIAPDWEGFYVIFSENFYRGALSRKRITEDFPFLLIDNTIPLDMDADTALLFSKVFADIFKEHRTNSAKAEDIIRHYLHILLHKVSRLYDYSIKSKTITTTQRTQDLTTVSRFKTMLDIAFHPGQTYNDALPNQVQFYADKLNMHPNHFNAVVKRITDSSASEIIYGHILSLSKSKLTNTTKSIKEIAFDLYYNYPNHFANFFKKQMGMTPSQFRKQR
- a CDS encoding oxidoreductase codes for the protein MKNRIWFITGISSGLGKALAESVMATGDFVVGTFRKQSQVEEFNKKFATTAHSVLLDITNEENIETTVRDIITQYGRIDVLVNNAGIGFVGAVEETSMEEVRRVFEANVFGTLKLTQTVLPYMREEKNGQIVQISSHGGIKAFAGFGIYNASKFALEGFSEALAQEVAPLGIKVSIIEPGPFRTKFAGDGLGLAENEINDYAETAGAFRAKLKGVDGKQEGDPEKAAKAIIDLVNSEKPSLRLPLGKVALMTIGMKLDSVRDDLEANKEIAQTAVY